In Aliamphritea ceti, a single window of DNA contains:
- a CDS encoding tRNA dihydrouridine synthase, with translation MKIVLAPMEGVVDATMRHMLTDIGGVDQCVTEFVRISDRLLPRKVFHRLSPELLNEGKTASGVPVIVQLLGNNPEMMAMNACRAAKLGAPGIDLNFGCPAKTVNKNRGGAVLLQFPDEIHSIVKKVREEVPEDVPVTAKMRLGFADKSLALENAHAIADAGANGLAVHARTKVEGYKPPAHWEWIARIREAIEIPVTANGEVWDYQDYLKCREVSGCEDVMIGRGLIAAPDLGLMINGYNSGQQFELMSWPSMLAVLQDYLERVVVQMAPKYVHGRLKQWLKMMQRRYPQAEQLLQEMRTLKEVSEVRNFLQMYREAAL, from the coding sequence ATGAAAATAGTTTTAGCACCGATGGAAGGTGTTGTTGATGCAACAATGCGGCATATGCTGACAGACATTGGTGGCGTTGATCAGTGCGTCACAGAATTTGTGCGTATTTCTGACCGGCTATTACCGCGAAAAGTATTTCATCGTTTGTCGCCGGAGTTACTTAATGAGGGTAAGACCGCTAGTGGCGTGCCGGTGATAGTGCAGTTGCTTGGTAATAATCCCGAAATGATGGCAATGAATGCCTGTCGGGCTGCAAAGCTTGGTGCGCCGGGTATTGATCTTAATTTTGGCTGCCCGGCTAAGACGGTTAATAAGAACCGCGGCGGTGCAGTGTTGCTGCAATTTCCTGATGAAATTCATAGCATAGTAAAAAAAGTCCGCGAAGAAGTACCTGAGGATGTTCCGGTCACCGCAAAAATGCGCCTCGGATTTGCTGATAAGTCTCTGGCGCTGGAGAATGCCCACGCGATTGCTGATGCTGGCGCTAATGGTTTGGCGGTGCATGCCAGAACGAAAGTAGAAGGTTATAAGCCGCCTGCTCACTGGGAGTGGATTGCACGTATTCGGGAAGCTATCGAAATACCTGTTACTGCTAACGGTGAGGTCTGGGATTACCAGGACTATCTTAAGTGTCGTGAAGTCAGTGGTTGCGAAGACGTCATGATTGGTAGGGGGTTAATTGCTGCGCCTGATTTAGGTTTGATGATTAATGGCTATAACTCGGGTCAGCAGTTCGAACTAATGAGTTGGCCGTCTATGTTGGCGGTATTGCAGGATTATCTTGAAAGGGTTGTGGTGCAGATGGCGCCTAAATATGTGCATGGTCGGTTAAAGCAGTGGCTTAAAATGATGCAACGCCGTTACCCGCAAGCTGAGCAGTTGCTGCAGGAAATGCGTACTTTAAAAGAGGTTAGTGAGGTACGAAATTTTTTGCAGATGTATAGAGAAGCAGCTCTTTAG
- the purF gene encoding amidophosphoribosyltransferase: protein MCGIVGVVAKSYVNQTIFDALTVLQHRGQDAAGMVTCEGDRFFLRKDNGLVNEVFRTRHMKRLVGNLGIGHVRYPTAGSSSAAEAQPFYVNSPYGIALAHNGNLTNAEQLAEQMRNENLRHINTTSDSEILLNIFAHELQQIGKLVPTAEDIFTAVKAVHERCTGGYAVVAVITGYGIVAFRDPNGIRPLVYGKRETSNGTEFMVASESVALDISGYTLVRDIAPGEAIFISQEGDVSTLQCAPKADFAPCLFEYVYLARPDSIMDEVNVYKSRMRMGEKLAEKVMRERPEHDIDVVIPIPDTSRTSALEMAHHLNVNFREGFIKNRYIGRTFIMPGQEMREKSVRRKLNPIELEFKDKVVMLVDDSIVRGTTSRQIVEMARDMGAKKVYFASAAPAVRYPNVYGIDMPSVDELIAHDRTDDEVGQLIGCDWMLYQDLDDLKECVRTGNEEINNFDSSVFNGEYITGDIDQAYLDRIEAKRNDAAKAGEDQKDDSDSTDLLAIS, encoded by the coding sequence ATGTGCGGTATAGTTGGCGTGGTTGCCAAGTCCTATGTAAACCAGACGATCTTTGATGCCCTGACAGTGCTTCAGCACCGTGGTCAGGATGCTGCAGGCATGGTGACCTGTGAAGGTGATCGTTTTTTTCTGCGTAAGGATAATGGTTTAGTCAATGAGGTTTTCCGTACCCGGCACATGAAGCGCCTGGTAGGTAATCTGGGTATCGGTCATGTCCGTTACCCGACAGCTGGTAGCTCAAGTGCTGCTGAAGCTCAGCCTTTTTATGTTAACTCTCCTTACGGTATTGCTCTTGCGCACAATGGTAATCTGACCAATGCTGAGCAGTTAGCTGAGCAGATGCGTAATGAAAATCTGCGTCACATCAACACAACATCTGACTCAGAGATTCTGTTAAATATCTTCGCGCATGAATTGCAGCAAATTGGCAAGTTAGTGCCGACAGCTGAAGATATTTTCACAGCCGTTAAAGCTGTGCATGAACGTTGTACTGGCGGATACGCAGTCGTTGCTGTTATTACTGGTTATGGCATTGTGGCTTTTCGTGATCCTAACGGTATTCGTCCTTTGGTTTACGGTAAGCGTGAAACATCTAACGGTACTGAGTTCATGGTTGCTTCTGAGTCGGTTGCGCTGGATATTTCCGGTTATACGCTGGTGCGCGATATTGCGCCGGGTGAAGCTATCTTTATTTCTCAGGAAGGCGACGTGAGCACGCTGCAGTGTGCACCTAAAGCTGATTTTGCACCTTGTCTGTTCGAATACGTGTATCTGGCGCGTCCTGATTCCATTATGGATGAGGTGAACGTTTATAAATCACGTATGCGTATGGGTGAGAAGCTCGCAGAAAAGGTTATGCGTGAGCGGCCTGAGCATGATATTGACGTTGTTATTCCTATTCCGGATACCAGTCGTACATCCGCTCTGGAAATGGCGCATCATCTGAACGTTAACTTCCGTGAAGGTTTTATCAAAAACCGCTATATCGGCCGTACCTTTATCATGCCGGGTCAGGAAATGCGTGAGAAGTCAGTGCGTCGTAAGCTGAATCCGATTGAGTTGGAATTTAAAGATAAAGTCGTCATGTTGGTTGATGATTCTATTGTACGTGGCACGACTTCCCGTCAGATTGTTGAAATGGCACGTGATATGGGAGCAAAGAAGGTGTATTTCGCTTCTGCAGCACCTGCGGTTCGTTACCCTAATGTGTATGGTATTGATATGCCGTCCGTAGATGAGCTGATTGCACATGACCGTACTGATGACGAAGTGGGTCAGCTGATTGGTTGTGACTGGATGTTGTACCAGGACCTGGATGATCTGAAAGAGTGCGTACGCACCGGCAACGAAGAAATTAATAACTTTGATAGCTCGGTATTCAACGGTGAATATATCACTGGTGATATCGATCAGGCATATCTGGACCGGATTGAGGCGAAGCGTAATGATGCAGCTAAAGCCGGTGAAGATCAGAAAGATGATAGTGATTCAACGGATTTGCTAGCGATCAGTTAA
- a CDS encoding CvpA family protein, producing the protein MTLNWADWAIIGIVVLSGLYSLRGGFVKEALSLVTWVAAFVIARLFAPSMSTLLDDFISTPSVRIGGAFILVFVATLMVGAILNNLIGLLVQATGLSGTDRVLGVGFGVVRGGLIVVVLAALLVRSPVVSDQWWNESQLIPHFLLLETWTRDTATDIGSLIWNIGVDGINNN; encoded by the coding sequence ATGACACTGAACTGGGCCGATTGGGCAATCATCGGTATCGTTGTTTTGTCGGGTCTTTATAGCTTGCGTGGTGGTTTCGTAAAGGAAGCACTGTCGCTGGTCACCTGGGTTGCAGCTTTTGTTATCGCGCGTCTTTTTGCTCCTTCTATGAGCACCTTACTTGATGATTTTATCAGTACGCCTTCAGTACGTATCGGTGGGGCTTTTATTCTCGTGTTTGTCGCAACCTTAATGGTTGGCGCTATTCTTAATAATTTGATCGGTTTGCTAGTACAAGCGACCGGTTTAAGTGGCACGGACCGCGTTCTGGGCGTAGGCTTTGGAGTGGTGCGTGGTGGATTAATCGTTGTAGTACTGGCGGCATTACTGGTGCGTTCACCAGTCGTCAGTGATCAGTGGTGGAATGAGTCCCAGTTAATTCCCCACTTCCTGTTGCTTGAAACCTGGACCCGTGACACAGCCACCGATATTGGCTCGTTGATCTGGAATATAGGTGTCGACGGGATCAATAATAATTAA
- a CDS encoding SPOR domain-containing protein, with amino-acid sequence MTDVFKQRLVGAVIVILAAVVLLPVLFDGAGYKERHLESRIPAEPALAEVVINEPVNQRLPDTDTPAEPQPAVTIKAKPAALAKAVDKVAPEIDLSIDTPTLDAEGVTVAWTLQLASFKDEDNAKALRRQLIKAGYKVYTRKNGSLIKVFVGPDVQKTKLESLQGGIKKQFGLDGIIVRFTTR; translated from the coding sequence GTGACAGACGTGTTCAAACAACGCTTGGTAGGTGCAGTTATCGTGATTTTGGCAGCAGTGGTTTTGCTGCCTGTCTTATTTGACGGTGCCGGTTACAAGGAGCGTCATCTGGAATCCCGTATTCCTGCTGAGCCTGCGCTTGCTGAAGTGGTGATTAATGAACCTGTTAATCAGCGTTTGCCGGATACCGATACGCCGGCTGAGCCTCAGCCAGCAGTGACAATCAAAGCAAAGCCGGCAGCACTGGCAAAGGCGGTGGATAAAGTAGCGCCTGAAATTGATCTGAGTATCGATACGCCAACGCTTGATGCTGAAGGTGTAACTGTTGCCTGGACTTTGCAATTAGCCAGCTTTAAAGATGAAGATAACGCTAAGGCGCTGCGTCGTCAGTTGATTAAAGCAGGCTACAAAGTTTATACCCGCAAGAATGGCAGTCTGATAAAAGTCTTTGTGGGTCCGGACGTGCAAAAAACTAAGCTTGAGTCATTGCAGGGCGGGATTAAAAAGCAGTTTGGCCTTGATGGCATAATCGTGCGTTTTACCACGCGTTAG